Genomic window (Camelina sativa cultivar DH55 unplaced genomic scaffold, Cs unpScaffold00518, whole genome shotgun sequence):
ATAATAATCGAATCCccaaaaaatggtaaaaatacCATTAAAGTATTGTCGATGATataattttcatgtttattGACATTATCTTATGatgaaaatttccaaaaacaaataaaaaaataaatctatatttttatatttatagaccTTAAAATACATGCTAAGCTCTacacataaataataattactttaATAACATAGATTTTTACGTTTCGTCTCAAACCAGTTTATGCTATCATGGCTAATCTACTTTCCAATGCTATAAAGAATAGAATCGGGAAAAAGACCATTTTTTTGATTTGAACAACTTAAACCCTTTCATTCATGAGTGGAAAATTAGAGTAAAGATTCTAAGCAAATTTGAGTGTATTCATCCTCTCTACAATTCGTCTGATCTGATTTTGGTTGATGAAAAGGTATTTCCTACGTtatattttcctaaattaacatgttctttacatatattaattaatcaataatttttgCAGGGCCAAAAAATACACGCTTTGATGGGTCCTAGATTTCGTGACATTTTTTAAACGATTTGAACGAAGGAGATTGGATCATGTTGGCAAGTTTCTCACTATGCAAAGTTACCGGGAATTTTAGACCAACTGATCATCGTTTTATGATACATTGGAGAACCATAACATGGTTTAGAAAGATTACTGCTTTGTCTTCAGATcaattcttctcttttgtatcatttaatgaTATTAAGAGTGGTTATTTAGACTGTGCTTATTGTGTTGGTAAGGGAAAcgataactttatatatatttataattttaaaacaataattaattgtaaCTTTATACATTTTGTAGATATCATCGGAAGAGTATTGCGGGTTGGAAATCGCTTCGAGGAAGGTCCTCCCGACAAAGAATGGAATGAGTTGTTCgttgttttggaaaatatcgagtatgttattaaaatttaatatattaaacttAGATTATGTTTTCACACTttgactaaattttaaaaattttaatgtaGGGGTGATCGATTGTCATGCCGATTACCAAAACCTTATGCGAACGATTTCTTTAATGATTGGATACATTGTGTTGGTGATATCATATGTGTCGTACGCTTTGCAAGAATTGAGAGAAATCAAGGTTTAGAATCattttataactatatatatttagttatagtttaatcagttttaatagtttaatataaaaaattacattttgcTTCTTATAGATTCAATCATGGTGACAACGGCGCATAATTGTACAAGAGTGATGATAAATCCACCATGTCCGCAGGTTACGCAGATGAGAGATGCCTTTGATGATATGGAATCttgatttttatagttttgaagtTGAAGAACTTTTAATTGACGTGGAATcttgaattatataatttaaagtttttttctttttggatttgaTATGCAATCATTCAATAATTTGAGCTTTATGGTTTTCAGTTTGAAATAAgatttacaaatattaattatacattttaagAGCACATATTTGTTTATACATATAAGTTCTATATTTAcaatttgtattatatatattaaaattatattattcgtaaatagttattataacattcttaaatatatattcgaATAATTTAATCATAACGCAAGAATGACAATAAGTCTATTATATAGTTAGAgaatatgtatttattaaatttgtaaaatattttaaatattctttgaGCGaatttagttataatatatttacacgATTATTAAAGGATACTGTAAAGGTAATTTTAAAGAGTTTGATTATtacttatatttaaatttctaaaatcatAATGATTCGAGACTGATTCTTTCATTATTATCATGATATAGTTACaaaattgttaattaaatattattaccATTATCTATAAGTAAACTATccttaaatttatattcttatcatctaaaaatgttatattaacaaaatttaaatataataattattaaattattctgAAAAGGAagataaattcaaatttcaatattATCCTAtcaattaaaaatgtaaaaatcattaattgcgttctctatatatagtgatacACATTGAAACATTGTGTAAACTTCAGcgattctttaaaaaaacaaattattcatTATGGCCTCCAAACAAACCATTATCTCTCCCTATGTTAACATTAACGAGATCAATCCTGCTCTGGATCACTACAAGATCAGGGTTCGTGTGATAAGACTTTGGAAAGCATTCAAATCCCTGCAGATGGTTTTAGTCGATGATGAGGTTTGTTTCGGTTTTATAATTTCACTTCCGATATACttaaaaactttgttaacaaatacgtaaatattttataaagcTTTTCTACACCTTAATCTCAATTTTTATTCAAACGTATTAACGACTGCTTTAAATTTTAGGGAACAAGAATTCACGCATCTATTGAAGATGCATTGGTGAAGAAATTTCATAACCAGATCAATATTGGTGACTCAAAAATAATCGATACTTTCAGTTTGGTCGATTATGACGGTGACTATAGGACAAGTGCTTTGGGATTTAAGATGGTGTTCTATAGAACCACCACAGTTAAACCATGTGATGATTTTCCAGCACGAGTTCCTGAAAAATACTTTCAAGAATTTTCAACTATCTTGGATGGAAATATAGATAAACAAGTATTGTTTGTAAGttgtaaaacacacatatatatatattcggatGTTGATTTGTAActaatattattatgttttagaTGTGGTGGGCCAAATTGCTGGTGTTGGTTCTCTTGATaacataaaaactaaaagaaaggACAATGTGAAGATAACTTTTGACTTGCAAGATTTAAGGtatgtgttttatttaaaaaaagaaaaaaaaacatattacaattattttatagcgggcctaaactttattttttacagTGGTGACCGATTAAGTTGTACAATATGGGGTGATCTTGCTAGAACTTTTGAAGCTTCTATAAAAGAACACAAAGACTCGGTTGTAGTGTGTGTGATTAGATTTGCATGTTTGAAAGAGTGGAAAGGTATTGTTAATGTTATTTAGTCCTTTANNNNNNNNNNNNNNNNNNNNNNNNNNNNNNNNNNNNNNNNNNNNNNNNNNNNNNNNNNNNNNNNNNNNNNNNNNNNNNNNNNNNNNNNNNNNNNNNNNNNNNNNNNNNNNNNNNNNNNNNNNNNNNNNNNNNNNNNNNNNNNNNNNNNNNNNNNNNNNNNNNNNNNNNNNNNNNNNNNNNNNNNNNNNNNNNNNNNNNNNNNNNNNNNNNNNNNNNNNNNNNNNNNNNNNNNNNNNNNNNNNNNNNNNNNNNNNNNNNNNNNNNNNNNNNNNNNNNNNNNNNNNNNNNNNNNNNNNNNNNNNNNNNNNNNNNNNNNNNNNNNNNNNNNNNNNNNNNNNNNNNNNNNNNNNNNNNNNNNNNNNNNNNNNNNNNNNNNNNNNNNNNNNNNNNNNNNNNNNNNNNNNNNNNNNNNNNNNNNNNNNNNNNNNNNNNNNNNNNNNNNNNNNNNNNNNNNNNNNNNNNNNNNNNNNNNNNNNNNNNNNNNNNNNNNNNNNNNNNNNNNNNNNNNNNNNNNNNNNNNNNNNNNNNNNNNNNNNNNNNNNNNNNNNNNNNNNNNNNNNNNNNNNNNNNNNNNNNNNNNNNNNNNNNNNNNNNNNNNNNNNNNNNNNNNNNNNNNNNNNNNNNNNNNNNNNNNNNNNNNNNNNNNNNNNNNNNNNNNNNNNNNNNNNNNNNNNNNNNNNNNNNNNNNNNNNNNNNNNNNNNNNNNNNNNNNNNNNNNNNNNNNNNNNNNNNNNNNNNNNNNNNNNNNNNNNNNNNNNNNNNNNNNNNNNNNNNNNNNNNNNNNNNNNNNNNNNNNNNNNNNNNNNNNNNNNNNNNNNNNNNNNNNNNNNNNNNNNNNNNNNNNNNNNNNNNNNNNNNNNNNNNNNNNNNNNNNNNNNNNNNNNNNNNNNNNNNNNNNNNNNNNNNNNNNNNNNNNNNNNNNNNNNNNNNNNNNNNNNNNNNNNNNNNNNNNNNNNNNNNNNNNNNNNNNNNNNNNNNNNNNNNNNNNNNNNNNNNNNNNNNNNNNNNNNNNNNNNNNNNNNNNNNNNNNNNNNNNNNNNNNNNNNNNNNNNNNNNNNNNNNNNNNNNNNNNNNNNNNNNNNNNNNNNNNNNNNNNNNNNNNNNNNNNNNNNNNNNNNNNNNNNNNNNNNNNNNNNNNNNNNNNNNNNNNNNNNNNNNNNNNNNNNNNNNNNNNNNNNNNNNNNNNNNNNNNNNNNNNNNNNNNNNNNNNNNNNNNNNNNNNNNNNNNNNNNNNNNNNNNNNNNNNNNNNNNNNNNNNNNNNNNNNNNNNNNNNNNNNNNNNNNNNNNNNNNNNNNNNNNNNNNNNNNNNNNNNNNNNNNNNNNNNNNNNNNNNNNNNNNNNNNNNNNNNNNNNNNNNNNNNNNNNNNNNNNNNNNNNNNNNNNNNNNNNNNNNNNNNNNNNNNNNNNNNNNNNNNNNNNNNNNNNNNNNNNNNNNNNNNNNNNNNNNNNNNNNNNNNNNNNNNNNNNNNNNNNNNNNNNNNNNNNNNNNNNNNNNNNNNNNNNNNNNNNNNNNNNNNNNNNNNNNNNNNNNNNNNNNNNNNNNNNNNNNAATTACAGTGTATCAAATGCATTCAACACCACAGATATTCACTTAAATCCGTCAATTCCCGCAGTCGAAAAATTCCGACAAATGTAATTAGTTTTCGAGATCATCAGTTATATGCTATACATAACTAAATgtattctcatttttatctttcATCTTTAAAAGGATGCCAAACACTAGCGTTGTTGAGTTGGTTCACAATGAGGAGAATATACAGCCAAAGGTAACTTTGTATGAGGAGTTTTTcatgaaaaatgaaaagatgACTATCGACGACATCCTATATTCATTAGAGGTATTGTTAATCTAAATACAGtgttcaaaataataacaattacaaaatattaatcatGATTGTGTATATTTAGGTTCGTACATGTGTGACAATTGGAACGATCTGTTCGGTTGAGACAGTGCCTAAGTGGTATTACATTGCATGCAAAGAATGTAGAAAGAAGGTTCAACCATATCCACTAGAATCTGACAAGGGGAAAAAACGTCTTTATAGTTGTGGTGTTTGCGATGACGATGTCAAAGAAGTTGATTACAAGTATGTGttacttaatatatttataattgaatTCATGCGAATATGTTGACCATTTGaattcttttatgtattttcagGTATAAACTCATACTACACGTTTCGTATGGAAATTCTCCAAAGATTAAgctgctttttttttatggtcTAGCCCAACTATTCGTAGGTAAAAAGGCTGATGAATTAGTTTCTCAAATTGCCGAGGTACGTTCTAACAGGATAAACATTGTACTTTTTATCAGAATATAAATTTCAAAGAATCTATAGTAACACGCACTTTTCTTGCAAATTTGGAACAATGCTCAGGATGATCAAAACATTATGCCCGTTTGTCTTTCTGCTCTAATCGGGAAGACNNNNNNNNNNNNNNNNNNNNNNNNNNNNNNNNNNNNNNNNNNNNNNNNNNNNNNNNNNNNgataactttatatatatttataattttaaaacaataattaattgtaaGTTTATACATTTTGTAGATATCATCGGAAGAGTATTGCAGGTTGGAAATCGCTTCGAGGAAGGTCCTCCCGACATAGAATGGAATGAGTTGTTCGTTGTTTTGGAAAATAACGAGTatgttattaaaatttaatacattaaacTTAGATTATGTTGTCACACTttgactaaattttaaaaattttaatgtaGGGGTGATCGATTGTCATGCGGATTACCAAAACCTTATGCGAACGATTTCTTTAATGATTGGATACATTATGTTGGTGATATCATATGTGTCGTACGCTTTGCAAGAATTGAGAGAAATTAAAGTTTAGAATCATTttatagctatatatatttagttatagtttaatcagttttaatagtttaatataaaaaattacattttgcTTCTTATAGATTCAATCATGGTGACAACGGCGCATAATTGTACAAGAGTGATGATAAATCCACCATGTCCGCAGGTTACGCAGATGAGAGATGCCTTTGATGATATGGAATCttgatttttatagttttgaagtTGAAGAACTTTTAATTGACGTGGAATcttgaattatataatttaaagtttttttctttttggatttgaTATGCAATCATTCAATAATTTGAGCTTTATGGTTTTCAGTTTGAAATAAgatttacaaatattaattatacattttaagAGCACATATTTGTTTATACATATAAGTTCTATATTTAcaatttgtattatatatattaaaattatattattcgtaaatagttattataacattcttaaatatatattcgaATAATTTAATCATAACGCAAGAATGACAATAAGTCTATTATATAGTTAGAgaatatgtatttattaaatttgtaaaatattttaaatattctttgaGCGaatttagttataatatatttacacgATTATTAAAGGATACTGTAAAGGTAATTTTAAAGAGTTTGATTATtacttatatttaaatttctaaaatcatAATGATTCGAGACTGATTCTTTCATTATTATCATGATATAGTTACaaaattgttaattaaatattattaccATTATCTATAAGTAAACTATccttaaatttatattcttatcatctaaaaatgttatattaacaaaatttaaatataataattattaaattattctgAAAAGGAagataaattcaaatttcaatattATCCTAtcaattaaaaatgtaaaaatcattaattgcgttctctatatatagtgatacACATTGAAACATTGTGTAAACTTCAGcgattctttaaaaaaacaaattattcatTATGGCCTCCAAACAAACCATTATCTCTCCCTATGTTAACATTAACGAGATCAATCCTGCTCTGGATCACTACAAGATTAGGGTTCGTGTGATAAAACTTTGGAAAGCATTCAAATCCCTGCAGATGGTTTTAGTCGATGATGAGGTTTGTTTCGGTTTTATAATTTCACTTCCGATATACttaaaaactttgttaacaaaTACGTAAATAGTTTATAAAGCTTTTCTACACCTTAATCTCGATTTTTATTCAAACGTATTAACGACTGCTTTAAATTTTAGGGAACAAGAATTCACGCGTCTATTGAGGATGCATTGGTGAAGAAATTTCATAACCAGATCAATATTGGTGACTCAAAAATAATCGATACTTTCAGTTTGGTCGATTATGACGGTGACTATAGGACAAGTGCTTTGGGATTTAAGATGGTGTTCTATAGAACCACCACAGTTAAACCATGTGATGATTTTCCAGCACGAGTTCCTGAAAAATACTTTCAAGAATTTTCAACTATCTTGGCTGGAAAGATAGATAAACAAGTATTGTTTGGTAAgttgtaaaacatatatatatatatatatatatatatatatatatatatattcggatGTTGATTTGTAACTaatattgttatgttttagaTGTGGTGGGCCAAATTGCTGGTGTTGGTTCTCTTGATAACATAAAAACTAAAGGAAAAGACAATGTGAAGATAACTTTTGACTTGCAAGATTTAAGGTAtgtgttttattaaaaaaaagaaaaaaaaagcatattacaaatattttatagcgggtctaaactttattttttacagTGGTGACCGATTAAGTTGTACAATATGGGGTGATCTTGCTAGAACTTTTGAAGCTTCTATAAAAGAACACAAAGACTCGGTTGTAGTGTGTGTGATTAGATTTGCATGTTTGAAAGAGTGGAAAGGTATTGTTAATGTTATTTAGTCCTTTACTGTCCtctgatttaatttgtttaattatcatcttcttaataaattttaaaattaattcgCAGGGAATTACAGTGTATCAAATGCATTCAACACCACAGATATTCACTTAAATCCGTCAATTCCCGCAGTCGAAAAATTCCGACAAATGTAATTAGTTTTCGAGATCATCAGTTATATGCTATACATAACTAAATgtattctcatttttatctttcATCTTTAAAAGGATGCCAAACACTAGCGTTGTTGAGTTGGTTCACAATGAGGAGAATATACAGCCAAAGGTAACTTTGTATGAGGAGTTTTTcatgaaaaatgaaaagatgACTATCGACGACATCCTATATTCATTAGAGGTATTGTTAATCTAAATACAGtgttcaaaataataacaattacaaaatattaatcatGATTGTGTATATTTAGGTTCGTACATGTGTGACAATTGGAACGATCTGTTCGGTTGAGACAGTGCCTAAGTGGTATTACATTGCATGCAAAGAATGTAGAAAGAAGGTTCAACCATATCCACTAGAATCTGACAAGAGGAAAAAACGTctattgtaacacccgcaaaccaatttttggtattttggtaagggtgtcgatcgacaccttctagtgaggcatcgatcgacaccagttatggccggtttggtcggttcaattttaactgtccggtttgcgtggttggtttagggaatccctaaatcgagtgtAAAAGAGgggaaacgacctagggtcgtgttttggGGGTTATTTGgccgcttttagagaaaaagaaagagagaaaagtgttcttgagcttttgggaagagattgagagattccttgctgttcttgggagatctaaggctgggaaggtgttagaagcttgctaggagtgagggaattcgtccttgttggtcagaatcttcttgaaagaggtgagtgcatgaccatggcttatctaagctaagatctctagattctatgtgatttggtgcttatgtggttgtttctttgagttcccTATGGTATTTTCGTCGCTGTtgtggctgggtttggcttctgggagtgcaaggagcggattggagaagattggaggcgagattcggagtttctgatcgagggaaatcgctgctcggcatcggtgtcggtcgacaccagttggggtgtcggtcgacaccaacgcgaggacggctcgggactttggcgagtgtcgatcgatgccatgtggaggtgtcggtcgacacaaactagggttttcgggagtgtcgggcagggtgtcggtcgacaccagtttggtgtcggtcgacaccagatagtcagtNNNNNNNNNNNNNNNNNNNNNNNNNNNNNNNNNNNNNNNNNNNNNNNNNNNNNNNNNNNNNNNNNNNNNNNNNNNNNNNNNNNNNNNNNNNNNNNNNNNNNNNNNNNNNNNNNNNNNNNNNNNNNNNNNNNNNNNNNNNNNNNNNNNNNNNNNNNNNNNNNNNNNNNNNNNNNNNNNNNNNNNNNNNNNNNNNNNNNNNNNNNNNNNNNNNNNNNNNNNNNNNNNNNNNNNNNNNNNNNNNNNNNNNNNNNNNNNNNNNNNNNNNNNNNNNNNNNNNNNNNNNNNNNNNNNNNNNNNNNNNNNNNNNNNNNNNNNNNNNNNNNNNNNNNNNNNNNNNNNNNNNNNNNNNNNNNNNNNNNNNNNNNNNNNNNNNNNacaattacaaaatattaatcatGATTGTGTATATTTAGGTTCGTACATGTGTGACAATTGGAACGATCTGTTCGGTTGAGACAGTGCCTAAGTGGTATTACATTGCATGCAAAGAATGTAGAAAGAAGGTTCAACCATATCCACTAGAATCTGACAAGGGGAAAAAACGTCTTTATAGTTGTGGTGTTTGCGATGACGATGTCAAAGAAGTTGATTACAAGTATGTGttacttaatatatttataattgaatTCATGCGAATATGTTGACCATTTGaattcttttatgtattttcagGTATAAACTCATACTACACGTTTCGTATGGAAATTCTCCAAAGATTAAgctgctttttttttatggtcTAGCCCAACTATTCGTAGGTAAAAAGGCTGATGAATTAGTTTCTCAAATTGCCGAGGTACGTTCTAACAGGATAAACATTGTACTTTTTATCAGAATATAAATTTCAAAGAATCTATAGTAACACGCACTTTTCTTGCAAATTTGGAACAATGCTCAGATGATCAAAACATTATGCCCGTTTGTCTTTCTGCTCTAATCGGGAAGACAATGCTCTTTAAAATTTCTGTCACAAATGATAACTTGAAGAGTGACAAGGCTTCTTATGTTGTTGCaaagttttgggaaaaaaaagatatggtCAACCAGTTTGTCAAGGtaacatattaaattaatagtgtATTCTAAAAGattattagattaatttttgtaattccATTATGTgcttattctttaaaaattttgtaggAAACTTACAGAAAGGCTAATGATAATTATCAAGAACTAGAATCAGATGAACAAATTCTAGAACTTACGTCGGAGGAATCAACATCTCTTTCGTCAAAGAGGGAGCTGTCTGGAATCAATGAAGAAGTCGTACAAGGTCATAGCATGACTACTAGGAAGAGGATCAAGATTGAAAAGCAAACTTAGTATTATGATtatgttatgattattttaaaaaatatatacataatttggaatttttttttaataaactacaGGCCTTTTTTACGTTGATAAGagtatgattttttattatttataaattttgaaattataaaaactctaaatttttgTGAGTCACTAATATAAACGAGACGCTGTTGCTTCTGAATCATaccatttaataaattaaaatacgataatGAAGTTTAATCATGTTCCAGTAAATATCATTTTGCATAGATACGACATAATCTAATAAAATCGGAAATTTGGTGATATTTTCTCatagattaaatttttattatgtgaatatatgtttagataattGAATAAATGCTAATCTTTCATTTTTGTGGTATTGATATTATTATGTGATATTGTTATCcgtttgttaaaatatttaataaaattatagtagTTAGAAGATTATACCTACTGatcataatataaataaaaaatattatagaacggaataaaaaggaaaaaatatgatgtcattttattattatgtgaaTTTATGTAAAGATAATTGAATAAATGCTAATTTGACATTTttgatatattgatattatgtgattttttgAGATATTGATATTATGTGATACTATTATCCGTTTGTGGAAATATTTACAGAAATTATAGTAATGAGAAGATTATACCTTCtgataatcatataaataaagaatattaTAGACCTAAtcttatatatttctaaagaaCACAGAACGTTTCGACTGTATGCATACGATGAGACCTGCAAAATTACCAATATGGAGAAAGAAGGATCTGATTCATGTCGTGAATGCACAAGGTAAATAAAATTCAGTTTCTGGTATATCAAaataggttttgattttaaattaatgttcaAACGTATGAACTTATTTTCAGAAGTGCACTCAAAACATGCAAGGGTGAAAAGAACGAAAATTCTTAAATCAAATAAAGTTCCACGACGCAATGAAGGTCGTTTCTATCCATATGTTATAGtatatactaaatatttttattaaaacatatttttgtgttcaAATATGTAGTTCCTACGATGTTGCCTCTGATGCATGAAgattttgcatgttttattGTTTCTGACTCTGAGTCAACTAACGATAGTGATTCTGATAGCTCANTCAAATGATGAATTTGATACTGAGTATCGTACTACCCATAGTGTAACAAATGAATTCACACCCGTAACATCTGGGTTACaaataaatggtatttttaaaagctaatcttaatttttgaaataatttaaaatatatatatccaggttaattaattttgtattactAATGTTATCAGGTTATTATGATGAAGGAGATCCTTCGTATTTATGTGAAAATTGTGGAGCATATTTATGGTTCGGAGAACGGTTAAACAAGCGAGTAAAGAAGGCGAAACCAATTTTTTCAATGTGCTGTAAAAAAGGGAGAGTCCAACTTCCTAAGCTGAAAACTCCACCGAAAACATTATCGGCGTTGTTATATAATCGCGATGATAGAAGTGACAACTTCCGTGAAAATATAAGAGCATACAATATGATGTTTTCCTTCACGTCATTAGGTGGGAAAATAAACCATTCTATTAATAATGGTAGAGGGCCGTACGTGTTCCAGATGTGTGGAGAAAACTATCACCGTATCGGAGATATTTTACCTGAACCTGGAGAAAAACTGACGTTCTTACAACTTTATATACATGACGTAGAGAATGAAGTACCTAACAGGATAAACGCATTCGGGTCAGTTTCATAgcttataaatataagattatattGATGTGTGTTGctaatgttttgaaattttatttgcCCTTGCAAGAACATCTGGATCTACCGAGAAAATAAGACAAACAACTGTAGAACTTCTAAAAAGGATGCTTGATAATCATAATCCGCATGTACAGGCGTTTAGGTCGGCTcgagaaagatttgatttaacAAATACCGTGACAAATTTGAGGTTAAGAATTCCTGCAGAAAGGACTGTTGATGCAAGGAATCAAAATCTACCTACATGCTATGAGGTAGCTGGATTAATACCAGGTGATTTCAGTACTGGCGTAATACCAGGTGATTTCATTCGATTATGatcaataagaataaaaaaattacacctTCGGAttctctagtttcataacacgttatcagcacgaagTTCTAACTAGCTGagaaaaatccctaaaaccctaaagccGCCGCACATCTTTCTCCTCTCGTCCGAACCCTAAACCACCGCCGTCTCCTTCCTTTGATTCGTGATTATACTTGGCGATCGGTTCCTGTTTGTGATCCATCCGAGTTCATGGTCTGCTTCTATCCGGGGTGAGTTCTGTTCCAGTTCTGTTTGGAGATCTGTTCGAGTTCAACTTGTGTTCGTGATCGGTTCTTCTCCTTACCAAGGCCAAGGTTCATGATCAAGCTAAGAGTaaaaccgaggtctttagctcccggttcaaATCCAGTCAACCTCCAAACGGTGGAAGGTAAATAAATCAAACCCTCTTGGAACCTATGAAGCGAACCTGATCCTTTAAAATCTATTGGAACCTTAAACCTATAAGTAAACAATCAATAAGCTTTAGATCCcaaaatcctaaaatactaAAATCGGATTGTGTAAGGTTTAGGTTGCTAGATTGCTTGTTAAATTGAACCGATTATTTCATGATTAAAATCTGGTTGTttgtgattgattgattgcttaGTTTCGATTATTGTTGATTGCATGAAAGTATTGAACCTAGAAACATAAAAATCGAATTAGAAGGAAGCTTCATCTGTATGTTCTAGGTTGTTAAATCATTATAATTGTTCGATTGCATAAATTCGAAATCCTAAAACCTAGCCATTAAAATCGGAACTTTGTCATTATcttattaaaaagagaaaaggaaaatcaatctaggaaaaggaaaatttctaaaactcaaaattatttaagaaaaaaaaggaaaacttagcATGCTAGTGTCTATCTAGGATTGTTGTTTGCATGCATGTTAAGACCACAAAAATTTGAGTGTAATAAgatggcatggttcggtctcaaataccgcatggccctaagtgattggcatggttcggtctcaaataccgcatggcctaaattttttgcatggttcggtctcaaataccgcatgctaatgaaCAGATGTTTTGTTATGTATTGTATAGATGGAAAAgctcaacaacctctcctatgcTGCCCTTAATGTTTTTGGAGATaattacttgcaatgggcattggacacaAAGATCCATCTGAAATCAAAGAGCTTATGCGAATGCATTGAGGAAGAGTTTGAGTGTTCTGAAAAGGAAAAGTATAA
Coding sequences:
- the LOC104773359 gene encoding uncharacterized protein LOC104773359 yields the protein MASKQTIISPYVNINEINPALDHYKIRVRVIKLWKAFKSLQMVLVDDEGTRIHASIEDALVKKFHNQINIGDSKIIDTFSLVDYDDVVGQIAGVGSLDNIKTKGKDNVKITFDLQDLSGDRLSCTIWGDLARTFEASIKEHKDSVVVCVIRFACLKEWKGNYSVSNAFNTTDIHLNPSIPAVEKFRQMMPNTSVVELVHNEENIQPKVRTCVTIGTICSVETVPKWYYIACKECRKKVQPYPLESDKGKKRLYSCGVCDDDVKEVDYKYKLILHVSYGNSPKIKLLFFYGLAQLFVGKKADELVSQIAESDKASYVVAKFWEKKDMVNQFVKETYRKANDNYQELESDEQILELTSEESTSLSSKRELSGINEEVVQGHSMTTRKRIKIEKQT
- the LOC104773358 gene encoding uncharacterized protein LOC104773358, which translates into the protein MASKQTIISPYVNINEINPALDHYKIRVRVIRLWKAFKSLQMVLVDDEGTRIHASIEDALVKKFHNQINIGDSKIIDTFSLVDYDDVVGQIAGVGSLDNIKTKRKDNVKITFDLQDLRMPNTSVVELVHNEENIQPKVTLYEEFFMKNEKMTIDDILYSLEVRTCVTIGTICSVETVPKWYYIACKECRKKVQPYPLESDKGKKRLYSCGVCDDDVKEVDYKYKLILHVSYGNSPKIKLLFFYGLAQLFVGKKADELVSQIAEISSEEYCRLEIASRKVLPT